One stretch of Rosistilla oblonga DNA includes these proteins:
- a CDS encoding IS4 family transposase, translated as MQPTSIAYEFQDIQLGDKRLNDRAEALLASLAANPSASINEACSGWDETKAAYRLFDNPNVDPEAILGAHAEKTLQRIKAQDTVCIAQDTTELDYTAHPPEGVRNLDRLGRRGLYDHSHIAFTPEKLCLGVVGVKFYDRDKEALGTSKKREGQPLHTGEGQRWLDGYRKACEIAGKCPETQIVSLADREGDIYDIFVEADQHETPAQFVIRSQRKRSLPEKDPDGGPAAYKKMRAEIASAQPVAYREVQLPQTPKRTKGSGNKQHPGREARTAKLEIRAKRMTLRAPHNKQSSMPPVEISVVWVREIDGPGDGTEVDWLLLSSLPVDTIAQTLRIVDLYVARWPIEVFFRVFKTGCRVEEIQLEARDRLIRALMFYKVIAWRIMFVTFLGRECPELPCDVVFSEAEWKSVWKVVEKTAPPKQAPELSQFIPVLATLGGYNHRQGDGPPGAEVIWRGTRRMLDFALCWQAFGPDQ; from the coding sequence ATGCAACCGACCAGTATCGCATACGAATTTCAAGATATTCAACTTGGAGACAAACGTCTCAACGATCGAGCCGAAGCGTTGCTCGCCTCGCTGGCGGCCAACCCTTCGGCCAGTATCAACGAAGCTTGCAGTGGCTGGGACGAAACCAAAGCCGCCTACCGTCTATTCGATAACCCCAACGTCGATCCAGAAGCCATTCTCGGGGCTCACGCTGAAAAGACACTCCAACGAATCAAAGCCCAAGACACCGTTTGCATCGCACAAGATACCACCGAACTGGACTACACCGCGCATCCGCCCGAAGGCGTCCGCAATCTCGATCGCTTAGGCCGCCGTGGACTTTACGATCATTCCCACATCGCCTTCACGCCGGAGAAACTTTGTCTCGGGGTGGTCGGTGTTAAGTTCTACGATCGCGACAAAGAAGCGCTCGGCACCAGCAAGAAGCGAGAAGGCCAACCCCTACACACCGGCGAAGGGCAACGATGGCTCGATGGTTATCGCAAGGCCTGCGAGATCGCCGGAAAATGTCCTGAAACTCAGATCGTTTCGCTGGCCGATCGCGAAGGAGACATCTACGACATTTTCGTCGAAGCCGATCAGCATGAAACACCGGCTCAGTTCGTCATTCGCTCGCAGCGAAAACGCTCGTTGCCGGAGAAAGACCCCGATGGCGGGCCTGCGGCTTATAAGAAAATGCGTGCCGAAATCGCATCCGCCCAGCCGGTCGCTTACCGCGAAGTCCAGCTTCCCCAAACGCCCAAGCGAACCAAAGGATCAGGAAACAAACAACACCCCGGCCGTGAAGCACGCACTGCGAAGTTAGAAATTCGAGCGAAGCGGATGACTCTTCGTGCGCCACACAACAAGCAGTCTTCGATGCCGCCGGTCGAGATCAGTGTCGTTTGGGTGCGCGAGATCGATGGCCCAGGCGACGGAACCGAAGTCGACTGGCTGTTACTGAGTTCTCTGCCGGTCGACACGATTGCCCAGACGCTGCGGATTGTGGATTTGTATGTGGCTCGTTGGCCAATCGAAGTATTCTTTCGAGTTTTCAAAACTGGCTGCCGGGTCGAAGAGATTCAACTCGAAGCGAGAGACCGACTGATCCGCGCGTTGATGTTTTACAAAGTGATCGCATGGCGGATCATGTTTGTGACCTTCTTAGGCCGCGAGTGTCCAGAGCTTCCCTGTGATGTCGTCTTCAGCGAAGCGGAATGGAAGTCGGTCTGGAAAGTGGTGGAAAAGACGGCTCCCCCAAAGCAAGCTCCTGAGCTGTCACAATTCATCCCGGTCCTTGCGACCCTTGGCGGCTACAATCACCGCCAAGGCGACGGTCCGCCGGGAGCCGAAGTAATCTGGCGAGGCACGCGGCGAATGCTCGACTTCGCCCTCTGCTGGCAAGCCTTCGGACCAGACCAATGA
- a CDS encoding pilus assembly protein, whose amino-acid sequence MINRTTAARTNPRAARSGQALVEFAIISFVLTAMLAGFLGLIVLGLGSFQNNIATENAGRVLDEHPVLIREHFVTHFSDSMSDDFFDPNNHDFENVTARQVFRFLTEYQIAYDLNGETEMLPLYDESLLILSPDRWRYLTDPDDPGNTKEIPEINRSLLPSYIFDPDVALNGEAEQGAYRYPGAVVERTTADGETYQTVLIPILDDTLNGEPVNGVERTFNIKPLELTEAHPVARNWVAPVTVVRSIESSGAKGPTFKLVIFYPSQPASMIDLAVVRDSENRITSQAPEALNAGTTHSEFETLPAGYQFPETAFTANPKFGASSSRGKYGLGESFAFVTTVRPYRAVFEASSLFRLEPTPAVVKYEADESDVLQLDDEFDLSEEPPTSDTPVAPFSVYQDNHDQPLDFEVHVADRFSDGLQRYFTDFPIVPPPSADNDFVTNVLQLLPHDDGVWRVSVAAEFEANVPWAVNHVLQLWLYKNGVRESLIAAHKVAMGHSERISISGQTLIKVDEGDILQVRVFTDEDGVPEAQTNASISVSLTGQPETNWVSFERIED is encoded by the coding sequence ATGATAAACCGAACAACTGCAGCCCGCACGAACCCGCGAGCCGCCCGCTCCGGTCAAGCGCTGGTCGAGTTTGCGATCATCAGCTTTGTCTTGACCGCAATGCTGGCCGGGTTCTTGGGGCTGATCGTTCTCGGGTTGGGATCGTTTCAAAACAACATCGCGACGGAAAACGCGGGGCGGGTGCTGGACGAACATCCTGTGTTGATCAGGGAGCATTTCGTCACCCACTTCAGCGACTCCATGTCGGACGATTTTTTTGACCCCAACAACCACGACTTTGAAAACGTCACCGCCCGGCAGGTCTTTCGATTTTTGACTGAGTATCAAATCGCGTACGACCTGAATGGCGAAACGGAAATGCTTCCGTTGTACGACGAAAGTTTGTTGATTCTTAGTCCTGACCGTTGGCGTTATCTAACGGACCCAGACGATCCGGGCAACACGAAAGAGATTCCTGAGATAAATCGATCTCTTCTACCAAGCTATATCTTCGATCCTGATGTCGCTCTCAATGGGGAAGCTGAACAGGGAGCCTACCGCTACCCGGGGGCTGTGGTAGAGCGGACCACTGCGGACGGTGAAACGTACCAAACCGTTCTGATTCCGATCCTGGATGACACCTTGAACGGTGAGCCAGTGAATGGCGTTGAACGAACGTTCAACATCAAACCTTTAGAACTCACGGAAGCACATCCCGTCGCACGAAACTGGGTGGCTCCGGTGACAGTCGTCCGAAGTATCGAAAGCAGTGGAGCTAAAGGGCCTACGTTTAAGCTCGTAATATTCTATCCGTCTCAACCGGCCTCGATGATCGACCTTGCGGTCGTCAGGGATAGCGAAAATAGGATTACATCGCAAGCACCTGAGGCGTTAAACGCTGGTACGACGCACAGCGAATTTGAAACACTTCCTGCTGGCTATCAGTTTCCCGAAACTGCCTTCACAGCGAACCCAAAGTTCGGCGCATCGTCTTCGCGTGGCAAATATGGATTGGGCGAGAGTTTTGCTTTTGTCACAACGGTTCGGCCCTACCGCGCCGTATTCGAGGCAAGTTCGTTGTTTCGATTGGAACCGACGCCGGCCGTGGTGAAGTACGAAGCGGATGAGAGCGACGTTCTTCAGTTGGATGATGAGTTCGACCTGTCGGAGGAACCACCGACCTCGGATACCCCGGTCGCCCCATTCTCTGTCTACCAAGATAACCACGATCAACCGCTTGATTTCGAAGTACATGTAGCCGATCGGTTCAGTGACGGGCTGCAACGCTACTTCACTGATTTCCCAATTGTTCCACCTCCATCTGCGGATAACGATTTCGTAACGAATGTGCTTCAATTACTGCCCCACGATGACGGCGTATGGCGGGTTTCGGTTGCAGCGGAGTTTGAGGCAAATGTACCTTGGGCAGTCAACCACGTTCTTCAGCTTTGGCTCTACAAGAACGGTGTGCGTGAATCGCTGATCGCCGCGCATAAGGTTGCGATGGGGCACAGTGAGCGAATCTCAATCAGTGGCCAAACACTCATCAAGGTTGATGAGGGAGATATATTGCAAGTCCGTGTATTCACCGATGAGGACGGAGTCCCCGAAGCTCAAACAAATGCAAGCATCTCCGTCTCTTTAACAGGACAACCCGAAACGAACTGGGTTTCCTTCGAGCGAATTGAGGACTAG
- a CDS encoding sulfite exporter TauE/SafE family protein, producing the protein MHDHAHQLTLGLAFGLGALHALEPGHGKTAMLVYLSGERRSIWHPLVMGVSSGLAHSVSLIAIAMAVHLTHHLVTGDHHHDDAVVTGALQWISAALVICVGLWMLWAAWRSKPATCGCKSHREGSCDSQPVSKRSSYSMSALLGVAFGLLPCPSALAAYFTSMSAGTPVAAYAVIGLFAAGIASSLTLVGILLQRFGGSLIGKESRLARLPWPYIRASLIMAVGLFYCGRMIVAG; encoded by the coding sequence ATGCACGATCACGCCCACCAACTGACCCTCGGCTTGGCTTTTGGCCTCGGCGCACTGCACGCCTTGGAGCCTGGCCACGGAAAAACTGCGATGTTGGTCTATCTGTCGGGCGAACGACGCAGTATTTGGCATCCGTTGGTGATGGGCGTCTCCAGTGGGTTGGCCCATTCGGTCTCGTTGATTGCGATCGCGATGGCGGTCCACCTGACGCACCACTTGGTCACCGGCGACCATCATCACGATGACGCAGTTGTTACGGGTGCGTTGCAGTGGATCAGTGCTGCGTTGGTGATATGCGTTGGCCTCTGGATGCTTTGGGCGGCGTGGCGATCGAAGCCAGCGACGTGCGGGTGCAAGTCGCATCGTGAAGGAAGTTGTGATTCGCAGCCGGTTTCCAAACGCTCGAGCTACTCGATGAGTGCGTTGCTGGGCGTTGCCTTTGGACTTCTACCCTGTCCCTCTGCCCTGGCTGCCTACTTCACCAGCATGTCGGCTGGAACGCCGGTCGCCGCCTACGCCGTGATCGGCTTGTTCGCCGCTGGCATCGCGAGCAGCCTGACGCTCGTCGGTATCCTCTTGCAACGCTTTGGCGGGAGCCTGATCGGCAAGGAGAGTCGACTGGCCCGCTTGCCTTGGCCCTACATTCGCGCCTCGCTGATCATGGCGGTCGGATTGTTCTATTGCGGGCGGATGATCGTCGCCGGCTGA
- a CDS encoding ZIP family metal transporter — translation MTPSVLLIVYCLLIAIASLAGGKLSSLLRMTHLRTQLLMSGVGGLMLGIALLHLLPHGGELLQSHSKAGAGALAGLTVMFLMIRLFHTHDHSIPVTEDNGSSDLDAETPGHHHADHDHCSHGHHHGDAKGISWAGLFFGLLLHTLVDGVALASSVLADAAHGSWLGLAGLGTFLAVLLHKPLDAFAITSVMGKQNWPKPAQNAANAAFSLACPAGALAFYFGATMFAANSEILGWGLAVSAGFFIGIALADLLPEVAFHHHDRGKLTTAFLFGIAIAVGIENLPGHNHDHHSGGHEASHSHDHDHGHDHDHGHAHDHDGHDH, via the coding sequence ATGACACCCTCTGTTTTGTTGATTGTCTATTGCCTCTTGATCGCGATCGCTTCGCTGGCCGGAGGCAAGCTGTCGTCGCTGCTGCGGATGACGCATCTGCGGACCCAGTTGTTGATGAGTGGTGTCGGGGGGCTGATGCTGGGCATTGCGCTGCTGCATCTGTTGCCTCATGGTGGCGAGCTGCTGCAATCGCACTCGAAGGCCGGCGCTGGAGCGCTGGCGGGTTTGACGGTGATGTTCCTGATGATCCGCTTGTTCCACACCCACGATCACTCCATTCCAGTGACCGAAGACAACGGAAGCAGCGACTTGGACGCAGAGACGCCAGGGCACCACCACGCCGATCACGATCATTGTTCCCACGGGCATCATCATGGTGACGCCAAGGGGATCAGCTGGGCGGGCCTGTTCTTTGGCCTCTTGCTTCACACGCTCGTCGACGGGGTGGCTCTAGCGAGCAGCGTGTTGGCCGACGCCGCCCATGGCAGTTGGTTGGGACTGGCAGGGCTGGGAACGTTTTTGGCCGTTTTGCTACACAAGCCGTTGGATGCGTTTGCGATCACGTCGGTGATGGGAAAGCAAAACTGGCCCAAACCGGCGCAGAATGCCGCCAACGCTGCATTCTCTCTGGCCTGCCCGGCCGGTGCGTTGGCCTTCTATTTCGGAGCGACCATGTTCGCCGCCAACTCCGAAATCCTCGGCTGGGGGCTGGCCGTTTCAGCCGGTTTCTTTATCGGGATCGCCCTTGCCGACTTACTGCCGGAAGTCGCTTTCCACCACCACGATCGCGGCAAGTTGACCACGGCGTTCCTGTTCGGGATCGCGATCGCGGTCGGGATCGAAAACCTGCCCGGTCACAATCACGACCATCACTCCGGCGGCCACGAGGCATCCCACAGCCATGATCACGACCACGGTCATGATCACGACCACGGTCATGCTCACGACCACGACGGACACGATCACTAA
- a CDS encoding ArsR/SmtB family transcription factor: MHSEAKNRPTDDDSPSCQDGDHDHYPVKIDDTACERAAAIFRALGDPQRLRLLIMLEARSCCVSELADALAEPLPAISQRLRVLKSERIVRSRREGKHVFYSLADGHISRLVTNGVMHAMEDC, from the coding sequence ATGCATTCTGAAGCGAAAAACCGACCGACCGACGATGATTCGCCGAGCTGCCAAGACGGTGACCACGATCATTATCCGGTAAAGATTGACGATACTGCCTGTGAGCGGGCGGCGGCGATCTTTCGTGCCTTAGGGGATCCGCAGCGATTGCGGCTGCTGATCATGCTCGAGGCGCGTTCGTGCTGCGTTTCGGAGCTCGCCGATGCTCTGGCGGAACCGTTGCCGGCCATTTCCCAGCGGTTGCGTGTCCTTAAAAGCGAACGGATCGTCCGATCTCGCCGCGAGGGCAAGCACGTGTTTTATAGTTTGGCCGACGGACACATTTCGCGCTTGGTGACCAATGGGGTCATGCACGCGATGGAAGATTGCTGA
- a CDS encoding Fur family transcriptional regulator, which translates to MKHSPSATDSIKDAIRAVGLRATPARLATLQMLRGAVSPLTHADVAEKLAESGVDKATAFRNLNDLTEAGLLRRTELGDHVYRFEEVRPGEGESEGHPHFLCTVCGTVSCLDDVKLTAGSQRASQQVGKVTEILLRGRCNDCE; encoded by the coding sequence ATGAAGCACTCACCCTCCGCTACCGATTCGATTAAGGATGCGATCCGCGCGGTCGGTCTGCGGGCGACCCCGGCGCGACTCGCAACGCTACAAATGCTTCGCGGAGCGGTTTCACCGCTCACGCACGCAGATGTCGCTGAGAAGCTGGCCGAAAGCGGAGTGGATAAGGCGACCGCGTTCCGCAACCTGAACGACCTGACCGAAGCTGGCCTGCTTCGGCGTACCGAATTGGGCGATCACGTTTATCGTTTCGAGGAAGTCCGCCCCGGTGAAGGTGAATCGGAAGGGCACCCGCATTTCTTGTGCACTGTCTGCGGCACCGTCTCCTGCCTCGACGATGTCAAACTGACCGCGGGAAGCCAACGTGCAAGCCAACAAGTTGGAAAGGTGACGGAAATTCTACTGCGCGGTCGGTGCAACGACTGCGAGTAG
- a CDS encoding thioredoxin domain-containing protein translates to MTTVCITLGCSPPADTSTNLSFDEASLPVVSGTHLSTYVRDSELPVLVEFGVDFNCPRCQQVKSDVVALSKRLDRRVDVVRVDFNTNARLVAQLGGTICPTYVLFQNGEPVVTRSFPVSLDLIEREVEGLLAVVAPTAQ, encoded by the coding sequence ATGACGACGGTATGCATCACACTGGGCTGTTCGCCACCAGCCGACACGTCCACCAATTTAAGTTTCGACGAAGCATCTCTACCGGTCGTCAGCGGTACGCACTTGTCGACATACGTTCGCGACAGTGAATTGCCAGTTTTGGTTGAGTTCGGCGTCGATTTCAACTGCCCGAGATGCCAGCAAGTCAAATCCGATGTCGTTGCCCTGTCGAAACGTTTGGATCGGCGAGTCGATGTCGTCCGAGTCGACTTCAACACCAACGCGAGGCTTGTCGCACAGCTGGGCGGAACGATTTGCCCGACCTATGTTCTGTTTCAAAATGGAGAGCCGGTGGTGACAAGAAGCTTTCCCGTCTCGCTGGATCTGATAGAGCGTGAAGTCGAAGGCCTACTCGCAGTCGTTGCACCGACCGCGCAGTAG